Proteins from one Acidobacteriota bacterium genomic window:
- a CDS encoding pre-peptidase C-terminal domain-containing protein — MKVNIKLLTATAAALVLAFALPAFAGGPLNLNPNDPDNVERWPNGGADIPYNPDQGGFATLSNAQFVQLVVDSTQAWADVPSASNTYQNNGLMPVDIDATNFCSPPPFNPGPISFPGCHLIDNLFFGTNVSDGFSPIVADEDGSIFATLGFGPGVLGFASPDTRDANGTPIEAIMFLNGGSVSGIGFPLAEFFGVTVHEFGHYSGLAHTVVNGQNIQFGDHSGPTPNNTFGNSPVNVQETMYPFALVGGMQETPHQDDIGILSFLYPEPGFLAGTAEISGTILAPNGTTPLTGVNVIARNLADPFVDAASSISGDRGTTGVYTINGLTPGADYAIFVDQILAGGFSTPPLAPLPGPEEFYNGASESNDPLIDDPALFDPVTPLAGSNGGIDVIFNQPGPGIPLLVGDDGFVELFLPFSYEICGQQFDSVFVNANGNLTFGTGDSDFTESAAEHLAEAPRIAGLWDDLSPFNLITGAPQGTVTFDQSNNSFSVRWEDVPEFLNTGSNTFEITLKRSSNHIDIKYEGITATDGLAGVSCGGAITSGFELAEDLSALGPSRINLHNSPARYQVFGVEVNDLANSTVRFNGTTDYNDNWAEPNNTLATARQIKIPFDSIPITRFTEIEPAGGDVDYYRFEASAGTTLVAEVISGQLDSLLGIFDSAGNLLDVDDDGGVGLLSRLVFPIPADGEFTLAVTTFADFDFDGDGNSGGRYVLNLFVIDGIVLDLGDDDFEEVALDFSFPFQGGNFNSVFVNSNGSLSFGAGDIDFSESVTEFLGGPPRIAPLWDDLSPNNGGLVLFEGDANSASVTFQNVPEFFSTGANNFTVTLDSSGDITIDYGSVTAVDGIVGVTPGGNIPGGPGAVDLSAAGGLSASGSTYEQFTFGNPFDLAMMSIIFPF, encoded by the coding sequence ATGAAAGTGAACATCAAGCTACTGACGGCTACGGCTGCGGCGCTGGTGCTGGCTTTCGCATTGCCGGCCTTCGCAGGCGGACCGCTCAACCTCAATCCCAACGACCCCGATAACGTCGAGCGCTGGCCCAACGGCGGCGCCGACATTCCCTACAATCCCGACCAGGGGGGCTTTGCCACTCTCAGCAACGCCCAGTTCGTCCAACTGGTGGTCGATTCCACGCAGGCCTGGGCGGACGTCCCCTCGGCAAGCAACACCTATCAGAACAACGGCCTGATGCCGGTGGATATTGATGCCACCAACTTCTGCAGTCCACCGCCCTTCAACCCCGGGCCGATCAGTTTTCCGGGCTGCCACCTGATCGACAACCTCTTTTTCGGCACCAATGTCTCCGACGGCTTCAGCCCCATTGTCGCCGACGAGGACGGCTCCATCTTCGCCACCCTCGGCTTCGGGCCCGGAGTGTTGGGATTTGCCAGCCCCGACACCCGCGACGCCAACGGCACTCCTATCGAGGCCATCATGTTCCTCAACGGCGGCTCGGTCTCTGGCATCGGATTCCCGCTTGCGGAATTCTTCGGCGTCACCGTGCATGAGTTCGGCCACTACTCCGGACTGGCTCACACGGTCGTCAACGGGCAGAACATCCAGTTCGGCGACCACAGCGGCCCCACGCCCAACAACACCTTCGGCAATTCGCCCGTCAACGTGCAAGAGACCATGTATCCCTTCGCCCTGGTCGGCGGCATGCAGGAAACCCCCCATCAGGACGATATCGGAATCCTTTCCTTTCTCTACCCGGAGCCGGGATTCCTGGCCGGTACTGCGGAGATTTCGGGCACCATCCTTGCGCCCAACGGCACCACGCCTCTGACCGGCGTCAACGTCATCGCCCGCAATCTGGCTGACCCGTTCGTGGACGCGGCTTCCTCGATTTCCGGGGACCGGGGCACGACAGGCGTCTACACCATTAACGGCCTTACGCCCGGCGCTGACTACGCCATCTTTGTCGACCAGATTCTGGCCGGCGGCTTCAGCACGCCTCCTCTGGCGCCCCTGCCCGGGCCTGAAGAGTTTTATAACGGTGCCAGCGAGTCGAATGACCCGTTGATCGACGATCCCGCCCTTTTTGATCCCGTTACTCCGCTTGCCGGCAGCAACGGGGGAATCGACGTCATCTTCAACCAACCTGGGCCCGGCATTCCCTTGCTGGTGGGCGATGACGGTTTCGTCGAACTCTTCCTGCCCTTCAGCTACGAAATCTGCGGGCAGCAGTTCGATTCGGTCTTCGTCAACGCCAACGGCAACCTGACCTTCGGGACCGGAGACAGCGACTTCACCGAGTCGGCGGCCGAGCACCTGGCGGAAGCGCCGCGGATCGCAGGCCTTTGGGACGACTTGAGTCCCTTCAACCTGATCACCGGAGCCCCGCAGGGAACCGTCACATTCGACCAGAGCAATAACAGTTTTTCGGTCCGCTGGGAAGACGTGCCGGAATTCCTGAACACAGGTTCCAACACCTTCGAGATTACGCTCAAGCGCTCCTCCAACCACATCGACATCAAATACGAAGGAATCACGGCCACAGACGGATTGGCCGGTGTGAGCTGCGGCGGCGCCATCACCTCGGGCTTCGAGCTGGCGGAAGATCTGAGCGCACTCGGACCCAGCCGCATCAATCTGCACAACTCGCCGGCCCGTTACCAGGTCTTCGGTGTCGAGGTCAACGACCTGGCCAATTCGACGGTCCGCTTCAACGGCACCACCGATTACAACGACAACTGGGCCGAGCCCAATAACACGCTGGCCACGGCCCGGCAAATCAAGATTCCTTTCGACTCGATCCCCATTACGCGCTTTACCGAGATCGAACCGGCAGGAGGCGATGTCGACTACTACCGCTTTGAAGCTTCTGCAGGGACGACCCTGGTGGCCGAAGTGATTTCCGGCCAGCTCGATTCGCTGCTCGGCATCTTCGACTCGGCAGGAAACCTGCTCGATGTTGACGATGACGGCGGCGTCGGGCTGCTTTCGAGGCTGGTCTTCCCGATTCCGGCCGACGGCGAGTTTACGCTGGCGGTTACCACCTTTGCCGATTTCGATTTCGACGGCGACGGAAACAGCGGCGGCCGCTACGTGCTCAACCTCTTCGTAATTGATGGAATCGTGCTCGATCTGGGCGACGACGACTTTGAGGAAGTCGCGCTTGATTTTTCCTTCCCCTTCCAGGGTGGAAACTTCAACAGCGTCTTCGTCAACTCCAACGGCAGCCTCAGCTTCGGCGCGGGCGACATCGACTTCTCGGAGTCGGTCACGGAGTTCCTCGGCGGGCCGCCGCGCATCGCTCCCCTCTGGGACGATCTGAGCCCCAACAACGGCGGCTTGGTTCTCTTCGAGGGCGACGCCAACTCGGCCAGCGTCACTTTCCAAAACGTTCCCGAGTTCTTCAGCACCGGCGCCAACAACTTCACCGTGACGCTGGATTCCAGCGGCGACATCACCATCGACTATGGATCGGTCACGGCAGTTGACGGCATCGTAGGCGTGACGCCTGGAGGCAACATTCCGGGCGGTCCGGGAGCGGTTGACTTGTCGGCCGCGGGGGGCCTCTCGGCCAGCGGAAGCACCTACGAGCAATTCACCTTCGGCAATCCGTTCGACTTGGCCATGATGTCCATCATCTTCCCGTTCTGA
- a CDS encoding Flp family type IVb pilin, whose amino-acid sequence MQERYARRDPDGLEMLKHMLRSERGVSTSEYAVMLALVALTLVVFGSDISDAVIGAFDTLVGLLG is encoded by the coding sequence TTGCAGGAGCGCTATGCGAGACGAGATCCGGACGGCCTGGAAATGCTAAAGCACATGCTTCGAAGTGAGCGCGGCGTATCGACAAGCGAATACGCGGTCATGTTGGCACTGGTGGCGCTGACACTGGTAGTCTTCGGTTCCGACATCAGCGACGCTGTTATTGGGGCCTTTGATACCCTGGTGGGCCTTCTTGGCTAG
- the modC gene encoding molybdenum ABC transporter ATP-binding protein, with amino-acid sequence MSGKPQTLEIRIRLPLDRFDLEVDFATREQVMGVFGSSGAGKTSLLETVAGLRRRARGRIRVGGDVWLDSSTGTFLRPEERHIGYVPQDGLLFPHQNVRRNLLAGAGRARRNGGNLEDTFSSVCRLLELEGLLQRPVTTLSGGERKRVALGRALCSGPRLLLMDEPLASLDLPLRRRVLPFLHRVRREFRTPTLLVSHDPAEIQALCDELIVLQAGQVIARGAPRQVLTDPRVFPLAEEAGFENLLPGVLLDSQGATSQVGLGGPEGPLRLTTPRTAVSPGEDLMVGIPAHEILIATHRPQGLSAQNILPARITSIQELVGLHLVRAALGPDIPDLAIQVTPQARSELELEPGKQVHLIIKATGCRIYGGEEDRGKAGPHNQLAP; translated from the coding sequence ATGAGTGGGAAACCCCAAACCCTGGAGATCCGCATCCGGCTGCCTCTGGACCGCTTCGATCTGGAAGTGGACTTCGCAACCCGAGAGCAGGTCATGGGAGTTTTCGGCTCCTCGGGGGCCGGCAAGACCAGCCTGCTGGAGACGGTGGCCGGCTTGAGGCGTCGCGCCCGAGGCCGGATCCGGGTGGGAGGGGACGTTTGGCTCGACTCCTCAACCGGCACCTTCCTGCGGCCCGAGGAACGCCACATCGGCTACGTCCCCCAGGACGGGCTACTGTTCCCTCACCAGAACGTGCGCCGTAACCTGCTGGCCGGAGCCGGGCGGGCCCGCCGCAATGGCGGAAATCTGGAAGATACCTTTTCTTCGGTGTGCCGCCTGCTCGAGCTGGAAGGCCTGCTGCAGCGCCCGGTCACCACTCTCTCCGGGGGAGAGCGCAAGCGGGTTGCCCTGGGAAGGGCGCTGTGCTCGGGTCCGCGGCTCTTGCTGATGGACGAACCACTGGCCTCGCTCGACTTGCCCTTGCGCCGCCGGGTGCTGCCCTTCCTGCACCGCGTCCGCCGCGAGTTTCGCACGCCCACCTTGCTCGTCTCGCACGATCCCGCCGAGATCCAGGCCTTGTGCGACGAACTCATCGTGCTGCAGGCGGGGCAAGTGATCGCCCGCGGTGCGCCCCGTCAGGTCCTCACCGATCCCAGGGTCTTTCCCCTGGCCGAAGAAGCCGGTTTCGAGAATCTGCTGCCAGGTGTGTTGCTCGATAGCCAGGGGGCAACAAGCCAGGTGGGCCTGGGGGGGCCTGAGGGTCCCCTGCGGCTAACCACGCCTCGAACGGCGGTCAGCCCGGGAGAGGATCTGATGGTGGGAATCCCAGCTCACGAAATCCTCATCGCCACCCATCGGCCTCAAGGACTCTCCGCCCAAAACATCCTGCCGGCCAGGATCACCTCGATCCAGGAACTTGTCGGGCTCCACCTTGTGCGGGCGGCACTAGGACCCGACATCCCCGACTTGGCCATACAAGTCACTCCTCAAGCTAGATCGGAACTGGAATTGGAACCTGGCAAACAGGTCCACTTGATCATCAAGGCCACCGGTTGCCGCATCTATGGAGGAGAGGAGGATAGGGGAAAAGCCGGGCCGCACAATCAGCTCGCCCCGTGA
- the modB gene encoding molybdate ABC transporter permease subunit, which translates to MDDSALTALLLSLQVASLATLLVLLPGVPLAYLLARFEFRGKGLLSGLVGLPLVLPPTAVGYLLLEAFSEDGILGRDSLGFDPGILLTWKGAVVASGVMAMPLVVRTARVTFEGVDPRLEMMARTLGHGRLATFVSYTLPLSFKGLLAAAILGFTRAIGEFGATVTIAGNIPGRTQTLASAIFSAQQVGADREAYFLLAVSLAVGLTSILISEHLVRDRLAGASKPPSGGAR; encoded by the coding sequence ATGGATGATAGTGCATTGACCGCGCTGCTGCTTTCCCTGCAGGTGGCTTCCTTGGCTACCCTGTTGGTGCTGCTCCCCGGCGTCCCCCTGGCCTACCTCCTGGCCCGCTTCGAGTTTCGCGGCAAGGGCCTGCTATCGGGTCTGGTGGGGCTGCCCTTGGTGCTCCCTCCAACGGCTGTTGGCTACCTGCTGCTGGAGGCCTTCTCGGAAGACGGCATCCTGGGCAGGGACTCCTTGGGATTCGACCCGGGTATTTTGCTCACCTGGAAAGGGGCTGTTGTGGCTTCGGGAGTAATGGCAATGCCCTTGGTCGTGCGCACTGCACGGGTGACTTTCGAGGGCGTCGACCCGCGCCTGGAGATGATGGCCCGCACGCTGGGACATGGACGGCTGGCCACTTTCGTAAGCTACACGCTGCCGCTCTCTTTCAAGGGCCTGTTGGCCGCGGCCATCCTGGGATTCACCCGCGCCATCGGCGAATTCGGCGCCACCGTGACCATCGCTGGAAACATTCCCGGGCGTACTCAGACCCTGGCTTCGGCCATTTTTTCCGCGCAGCAGGTGGGAGCCGACCGCGAAGCATACTTCTTGCTGGCCGTCTCGCTGGCAGTGGGCTTGACCTCTATCCTGATTTCCGAGCATCTGGTTCGGGATCGCCTGGCCGGGGCCTCAAAGCCGCCTTCAGGAGGCGCCCGATGA
- the modA gene encoding molybdate ABC transporter substrate-binding protein, which produces MRSGLTKSRAWLLLLSLSSAPFAGCTGSGQEDEVVVVYAAASLRDVMHSLSEPFQRSSGTGTVFNFAGSNVLARQIDATPAADVYLSANEQWVDFLQERGRIVAETRRTFASNRLVIVAHRNSPFQLQEAARLADLDFRYLSLADPEAVPAGRYARQYLQSIEPDGRLWKRLQERVAPAPDVRAALALVEADPRILGIVYATDAASSQKVRVLYEVPRAKGPDIRYSAALVKGGPNPAQGRRFLEFLSGPEARRVLEEMGFGFGVAE; this is translated from the coding sequence ATGCGATCTGGCCTAACCAAGAGCCGGGCCTGGCTCCTCCTGCTCTCCCTCTCCTCGGCCCCGTTTGCAGGCTGCACTGGAAGCGGGCAAGAAGACGAAGTCGTCGTCGTGTACGCCGCCGCCAGCCTGCGCGACGTCATGCACAGCCTGTCGGAGCCTTTTCAGCGCAGCAGCGGCACTGGGACGGTATTCAACTTCGCCGGGTCCAATGTGCTGGCTCGGCAGATCGATGCGACGCCGGCGGCAGACGTCTATCTGTCAGCCAACGAACAATGGGTGGACTTCCTGCAAGAGAGAGGACGCATCGTTGCGGAGACGCGGCGCACCTTCGCTTCCAACCGGCTGGTCATCGTCGCCCACCGAAACAGCCCATTTCAGTTGCAGGAGGCGGCCCGATTGGCGGATCTCGATTTCCGCTACCTCTCGCTGGCCGATCCCGAGGCCGTTCCCGCGGGACGCTATGCACGCCAATACCTGCAGTCGATCGAGCCCGACGGGCGCCTGTGGAAGCGCCTGCAGGAGCGGGTGGCCCCGGCGCCCGATGTCCGCGCGGCGCTGGCCCTTGTGGAGGCGGATCCCCGGATCCTGGGCATCGTCTACGCCACCGACGCCGCTTCTTCCCAGAAGGTAAGGGTGCTTTATGAGGTGCCGCGGGCGAAAGGGCCCGACATCCGCTACTCGGCCGCTCTGGTGAAGGGCGGTCCCAATCCCGCCCAGGGACGGCGGTTCTTGGAATTTCTCTCGGGACCCGAAGCCAGAAGGGTATTGGAGGAGATGGGCTTTGGGTTCGGGGTGGCGGAGTAA
- a CDS encoding DUF2277 domain-containing protein — protein sequence MCRNIKKLFNFEPPATHEEIHASALQYVRKVSGMNKPSQANNEVFQRAVEQVASVTAELLQELVTSAPSLNREEEAAKARARFARRRAAS from the coding sequence ATGTGCCGAAACATCAAGAAGCTCTTCAACTTCGAACCTCCGGCCACCCACGAGGAGATCCATGCCTCGGCGCTGCAATACGTGCGCAAGGTGAGCGGCATGAACAAACCCTCGCAGGCCAATAACGAAGTCTTTCAGCGAGCGGTCGAGCAGGTGGCTTCAGTGACGGCTGAGCTCTTGCAGGAGCTGGTCACAAGCGCTCCTTCCCTCAACCGCGAGGAAGAGGCGGCCAAGGCACGGGCCCGCTTCGCCCGCCGCAGGGCGGCCTCATGA